The Microcoleus sp. bin38.metabat.b11b12b14.051 genome includes a window with the following:
- a CDS encoding NAD-dependent succinate-semialdehyde dehydrogenase translates to MAIATINPATGETLLTFEPIADEAIEAKLELAQQAFNKYRYLPFEQRAIWMQKAADILERDREIYAEMMTLEMGKTLKSAIGEIEKCALVCRYYAKNAAQFMADVPATTDASSSFVRYQPLGAILAVMPWNFPFWQVFRFAAPTLMAGNVGLLKHASNVPQCALKIEQIFAEAGFPEGVFQTLLVGADKVAKIIADDRVKAATLTGSEPAGESLAVNAGKNLKKVVLELGGSDPFIVMSSADLPTALSTAVTSRMLNSGQTCVSAKRFILAEEIADEFIKGFVEKFEQLKVGDPMLPETDIGPLATPAILKELDNQVQACIQSGAKLLTGGRPLSEKAGNFYLPTILTEIPPDAEARQQEFFGPVAMVFRVAGIDEAIALANSTSFGLAATAWTTVREESDRFISELEAGAVFINGLVKSDPRLPFGGIKRSGYGRELSIEGIHEFVNIKTVWVK, encoded by the coding sequence ATGGCTATCGCTACTATCAACCCGGCAACGGGAGAAACGCTCTTAACTTTCGAGCCGATCGCAGATGAGGCAATTGAAGCTAAGCTGGAATTAGCACAGCAAGCTTTTAACAAATACCGCTACCTGCCCTTTGAGCAGCGAGCAATCTGGATGCAGAAAGCGGCGGATATCTTGGAGCGCGATCGCGAAATTTACGCGGAAATGATGACGCTGGAAATGGGCAAAACACTCAAATCGGCGATCGGCGAAATAGAAAAATGCGCCTTAGTTTGTCGCTACTACGCCAAAAATGCCGCTCAATTCATGGCAGACGTACCCGCAACCACCGACGCTAGCAGTAGCTTTGTCCGTTACCAACCGTTGGGCGCTATTTTAGCCGTCATGCCCTGGAATTTCCCATTTTGGCAAGTTTTTCGGTTTGCGGCGCCGACGCTGATGGCGGGCAATGTCGGCTTGCTCAAACACGCTTCTAATGTGCCGCAGTGCGCTTTGAAAATCGAACAAATTTTCGCGGAAGCTGGCTTTCCCGAAGGAGTTTTTCAAACTTTGTTAGTCGGTGCTGACAAAGTAGCTAAAATCATTGCGGACGATCGCGTAAAAGCAGCAACTCTCACAGGTAGCGAACCAGCGGGCGAAAGTTTAGCCGTAAATGCCGGCAAAAACTTGAAAAAAGTTGTGCTGGAATTGGGAGGAAGTGACCCATTTATTGTCATGTCCAGCGCCGATTTACCAACAGCTTTATCAACGGCTGTAACATCACGAATGCTCAATAGCGGCCAAACTTGCGTATCTGCTAAACGGTTTATCTTAGCAGAAGAAATTGCCGACGAATTCATCAAAGGATTTGTGGAAAAATTCGAGCAATTAAAAGTAGGCGATCCGATGTTACCGGAAACCGATATCGGCCCTTTGGCTACTCCCGCAATCCTCAAAGAATTAGACAATCAAGTGCAAGCCTGCATCCAATCGGGAGCAAAACTTCTGACAGGCGGCCGCCCGCTGTCAGAGAAAGCCGGCAATTTCTACTTGCCAACCATCCTGACAGAAATTCCCCCGGATGCGGAGGCGCGCCAACAAGAGTTTTTCGGCCCGGTAGCTATGGTATTCCGGGTTGCAGGTATCGATGAGGCGATCGCCCTGGCCAACAGCACATCCTTTGGCTTAGCAGCCACCGCTTGGACTACAGTCAGGGAAGAGAGCGATCGGTTTATTTCGGAACTAGAAGCAGGTGCCGTATTCATCAACGGCTTAGTAAAATCAGATCCCAGATTGCCCTTTGGCGGCATCAAGCGATCGGGTTACGGACGCGAATTGAGCATCGAAGGAATTCACGAATTTGTGAACATTAAAACAGTCTGGGTAAAATAA
- a CDS encoding SLBB domain-containing protein has protein sequence MVVKSFSRNVQLEKQPHFWVALEERERRDFIPDLCQKGSEGEVFSKSCKLGCYVSNAVKNLIVQSLTVSAVVAAVGSYPAAAQFLPPPPPSPPSPSVPPLPYSPPPPPPASLSPIPVPVPAAPGFPAVPASAPASVRSEVYTLGAGDRIQMDIFNVPEYSGPNGQHQVQADGSLSLPLIGSLSVAGMTLEQASNAVKERYGKYLKRPWITLKLLAARPLQIAIAGEINRPGAYTISSAAGPGGTAEQIGTQMPTISRALRMAGGITQSADVRQIKIRRPQRNAQEQIISVDLWELLQNGDLRADLTLRDGDTIFIPTVTSLNRQEAPTLAVANITGQSTQPINIAVVGEVTRPGTYTLAKEVQSKVQENESGADSGLFEKKETDGGGQIVLQQTVTRAIKMAGGITPVANIRQIQVRRLTRAGTEQIINVNLWQLLEAGDVSQDLTLQQGDTVIVPKAENLDALEGAQVATSNFSPDSIKVSLVGEIVKPGSFAMVPNTTLNQALVAAGGFNKSRAQMDSVDLIRLNPNGSISRLSVKVDFSATANEESNPKLQNNDVIMVRRSSRATFSDNVGGTLAPLSPLLGIFRLFNIFR, from the coding sequence ATGGTGGTGAAAAGTTTTTCGCGCAACGTGCAACTTGAGAAACAACCTCACTTTTGGGTTGCCTTGGAGGAGAGGGAAAGGCGAGATTTTATCCCTGATCTTTGCCAGAAAGGGTCTGAGGGAGAGGTTTTCAGCAAAAGCTGCAAGCTGGGTTGTTACGTAAGTAATGCCGTCAAAAATTTAATTGTCCAAAGTTTAACAGTGTCAGCGGTGGTGGCTGCTGTGGGGTCGTATCCGGCGGCGGCACAGTTTTTGCCTCCTCCTCCTCCTTCTCCTCCTTCTCCTTCTGTTCCTCCTCTTCCTTATTCTCCTCCTCCCCCTCCTCCTGCTTCGCTTTCTCCGATTCCCGTACCGGTACCCGCAGCGCCGGGATTTCCGGCGGTTCCGGCCAGTGCGCCTGCAAGTGTACGATCGGAAGTTTACACTTTGGGCGCGGGCGATCGCATTCAAATGGATATTTTCAACGTCCCGGAATACAGCGGCCCCAACGGTCAACACCAAGTACAGGCCGACGGTTCCCTGAGTTTGCCGTTAATTGGCAGCCTATCCGTGGCTGGAATGACCTTAGAACAAGCTTCTAATGCTGTCAAGGAACGATACGGCAAATATCTCAAACGTCCTTGGATTACCCTGAAACTGCTGGCGGCGCGTCCTTTGCAAATTGCGATCGCCGGCGAAATCAACCGCCCCGGAGCCTATACAATATCTTCAGCAGCAGGGCCTGGAGGCACAGCAGAGCAAATCGGCACTCAAATGCCCACAATCTCGCGGGCGCTGCGAATGGCGGGCGGAATTACCCAGTCAGCAGACGTGCGCCAAATCAAAATCCGCCGCCCCCAGCGCAACGCACAGGAACAAATTATTAGTGTGGATTTGTGGGAATTATTGCAAAACGGCGATTTGCGCGCCGATCTAACTTTGCGCGACGGCGATACTATATTTATTCCCACAGTCACTAGCCTCAACCGCCAAGAAGCACCGACTTTAGCAGTAGCTAACATTACCGGGCAAAGCACTCAACCAATTAATATTGCTGTAGTGGGCGAAGTAACTCGCCCCGGTACTTATACTCTGGCAAAAGAGGTTCAAAGTAAGGTACAAGAGAATGAATCGGGTGCAGATTCTGGTTTGTTTGAAAAGAAGGAAACCGACGGCGGCGGGCAAATAGTTTTGCAACAAACTGTAACTAGGGCGATTAAAATGGCGGGCGGCATTACGCCGGTAGCTAATATCAGACAAATACAAGTTCGCCGTCTGACGCGGGCGGGTACCGAACAAATTATTAATGTGAATTTGTGGCAACTTTTGGAAGCGGGAGATGTATCCCAAGATTTAACGCTGCAACAGGGAGATACGGTAATCGTTCCCAAAGCCGAAAATCTTGATGCACTCGAAGGCGCGCAAGTTGCTACTTCTAATTTTTCACCGGATTCGATTAAGGTTAGTCTGGTGGGAGAAATCGTGAAACCCGGGTCTTTTGCTATGGTGCCCAACACTACTTTAAATCAAGCACTGGTAGCAGCGGGAGGTTTCAATAAATCGCGGGCCCAAATGGATTCGGTGGATTTAATTCGCCTCAATCCTAACGGTAGTATTTCGCGGCTAAGTGTCAAGGTGGATTTTTCAGCAACCGCCAATGAGGAAAGCAATCCCAAACTGCAAAATAATGATGTAATTATGGTAAGGCGATCGAGCCGCGCTACGTTCTCGGATAATGTAGGCGGGACTCTCGCTCCTCTGAGCCCACTCTTGGGAATATTCCGGTTGTTCAATATTTTTCGGTGA
- a CDS encoding cysteine peptidase family C39 domain-containing protein, with the protein MNAVNQRSQALFGNAILSGKKTVKPEQASKFTDILCLVFNCVCILGAVVFPSFADPITPYRTLRYEKVIGQTSYYTCGPAAVATLLTHYYGQPTGESEILELSEKAMQGSGKKPEERGVTALALKQALSDKGIQVRGMRLTLASLADYFSKGGLPVVLHVTKPQMHYVLAVGMVGDWVILGDPSWGRRVQPLRALVNEQGFSGVTLVPLPPENLMSTAKEQQSETLRWAELRLARLNSLRRKL; encoded by the coding sequence TTGAATGCGGTCAACCAGCGTTCCCAAGCTTTGTTTGGGAACGCTATTTTATCGGGCAAAAAAACTGTGAAGCCAGAGCAAGCAAGTAAATTTACAGATATCTTATGTTTAGTTTTTAATTGTGTTTGTATTTTGGGAGCGGTTGTATTTCCTAGTTTTGCTGATCCAATCACTCCTTATCGCACCCTCCGCTATGAAAAAGTGATAGGTCAGACCAGCTATTACACCTGTGGCCCGGCGGCTGTAGCTACCCTACTTACTCACTACTACGGTCAACCGACAGGGGAATCTGAGATTTTAGAACTGTCAGAAAAAGCGATGCAAGGAAGTGGAAAAAAACCCGAAGAAAGAGGAGTCACCGCTTTAGCATTAAAACAAGCTTTAAGTGATAAAGGCATTCAAGTTAGGGGGATGCGACTTACGCTAGCATCCTTAGCCGACTACTTTAGTAAAGGGGGGCTGCCTGTTGTTTTGCACGTCACCAAACCTCAAATGCACTATGTTTTAGCAGTCGGCATGGTAGGGGATTGGGTAATTTTAGGAGATCCATCATGGGGACGGCGGGTTCAACCACTTCGCGCTTTAGTAAATGAGCAAGGTTTTAGTGGCGTAACACTTGTACCACTTCCACCTGAAAACTTGATGTCCACTGCAAAAGAACAGCAAAGCGAAACGCTACGTTGGGCAGAACTCCGTTTAGCAAGGCTCAACTCACTGAGAAGAAAATTATGA
- a CDS encoding acetolactate synthase large subunit produces the protein MNTAQLLVKCLENEGVEYVFGLPGEENLEVLEALRNSSIKFITTRHEQGAAFMADVYGRLTGKAGVCLSTLGPGATNLMTGVADANLDGAPLIAITGQVGTDRMHIESHQYLDLVAMFAPVTKWNAQIVRPSTTAEIVRKAFKIAQSEKPGAVHIDLPENIAAMPVEGNPLAKDNREKTFGAYQSLNKAAVAISKAKSPLLLVGNGTIRANASDALTEFATRLNIPVANTFMGKGVIPYTHPLALWTTGLQKRDYISCAFEETDLVIAVGYDLIEYSPKKWNPEGKIPIIHVGALPAEIDSSYIPVVEVVGDISDSLNEILQRADRMEKTDPFAKQLRADIRAGYEQYANDDGFPIKPQKMIYDLRQVMGPEDIVISDVGAHKMWIARHYHCDRPNTCLISNGFAAMGIAIPGAVAAKLVYPDRKVVAATGDGGFMMNCQELETALRVGTNFVTLIFNDGGYGLIEWKQEDHFGHSDFIKFGNPDFVKFAESMGLKGYRVKAASDFIPILKEALAQDVPCVIDCPVDYRENARFSQLSGDMSCHT, from the coding sequence ATGAACACAGCTCAACTCTTAGTCAAATGTTTAGAAAACGAAGGCGTAGAATACGTCTTCGGACTGCCAGGAGAAGAAAATTTAGAAGTTCTAGAAGCCCTAAGAAACTCTTCTATTAAATTTATTACTACTCGTCACGAACAAGGCGCCGCCTTCATGGCCGACGTTTACGGCCGCCTCACAGGCAAAGCCGGCGTTTGCTTGTCCACCTTGGGCCCCGGCGCAACTAACTTAATGACAGGAGTTGCTGACGCCAACTTAGACGGCGCTCCTCTAATCGCAATTACCGGACAAGTCGGCACAGACAGAATGCACATAGAATCGCACCAATATTTAGATTTGGTCGCTATGTTTGCCCCAGTTACTAAGTGGAATGCTCAAATTGTTCGCCCCAGCACTACGGCAGAAATTGTCCGCAAAGCCTTTAAAATAGCTCAAAGCGAAAAGCCGGGAGCAGTTCACATTGACTTGCCAGAAAATATCGCAGCAATGCCTGTGGAAGGAAATCCGCTCGCCAAAGACAATCGCGAAAAAACGTTTGGTGCTTACCAAAGCCTCAACAAAGCTGCTGTAGCAATTTCTAAGGCAAAAAGCCCTCTGCTTTTAGTAGGAAACGGCACGATCCGCGCTAACGCCAGCGATGCTTTGACAGAATTTGCTACTCGACTAAATATTCCCGTAGCTAATACTTTCATGGGCAAAGGCGTAATTCCTTACACTCATCCTTTGGCACTTTGGACGACAGGATTGCAAAAACGGGATTACATTAGCTGTGCTTTTGAAGAAACAGATTTAGTGATTGCTGTTGGCTACGATTTAATTGAATATTCCCCAAAAAAGTGGAATCCTGAAGGCAAAATTCCGATTATTCACGTGGGAGCTCTGCCAGCAGAAATTGATAGCAGTTACATTCCAGTTGTAGAAGTTGTGGGGGATATTTCTGATTCGCTGAATGAAATTTTGCAGCGTGCCGATCGCATGGAGAAAACCGATCCTTTTGCTAAGCAATTGCGGGCGGATATTCGCGCTGGCTACGAACAATATGCAAACGACGACGGTTTCCCGATCAAGCCGCAAAAAATGATTTACGATTTGCGGCAAGTCATGGGCCCGGAAGATATTGTCATATCTGACGTGGGAGCTCACAAAATGTGGATCGCGCGGCACTATCATTGCGATCGCCCCAATACCTGTTTAATCTCCAACGGATTTGCCGCGATGGGGATTGCAATTCCCGGCGCGGTGGCGGCAAAACTCGTTTATCCCGATCGCAAAGTAGTAGCAGCCACTGGCGACGGCGGCTTTATGATGAACTGTCAAGAGTTAGAAACTGCGTTGCGCGTCGGTACTAATTTTGTGACTCTCATCTTTAATGACGGCGGCTACGGGTTGATTGAATGGAAGCAGGAAGATCACTTTGGTCATTCAGATTTCATCAAATTTGGCAATCCCGACTTTGTGAAATTTGCCGAAAGTATGGGTTTAAAAGGCTATCGCGTCAAAGCGGCAAGCGATTTTATTCCTATTCTGAAAGAAGCGCTCGCTCAAGATGTCCCCTGCGTGATTGACTGTCCGGTAGATTACCGGGAAAATGCCCGTTTCAGTCAATTATCTGGGGATATGAGTTGCCATACATAA
- a CDS encoding DUF4926 domain-containing protein: protein MIEELDSVVLTTDIPEQNLSQGDIGTVVLVHQGGVGYEVEFVTLTGKTVAIISLFNSQVRLIGDREIAHARMLA from the coding sequence ATGATTGAAGAACTTGACAGCGTTGTTTTAACAACTGATATCCCAGAACAAAACTTAAGCCAAGGCGATATTGGCACTGTGGTTTTAGTGCATCAAGGTGGCGTAGGATATGAAGTAGAATTTGTTACCTTGACCGGAAAGACAGTCGCTATTATCTCACTCTTTAATTCACAAGTCCGACTCATAGGTGACAGAGAAATTGCTCACGCTCGAATGCTAGCTTGA
- a CDS encoding tyrosine-protein kinase domain-containing protein produces MVGQQRLSSVLYEEEQFFGRNNTEEEQLSFWEVCRSRSILVIGVAAAVTTGVFAWTLNQKSEYEGRFQLLVEPAVTQNTLAKVYSGEIKLQPATPATPESPGFDYESQIQVLQSPQVMSPIIKELRAKYPEINYHYLLNQKADNLPFSQQTRLSINRFKNTKIIEVRYRDYDPKKIQFVLEKVALGYRNYSVQDTKTQISQSLDFVKSQIPNQKKRQQALQTEIQKLRQQYNFIDPQIQTQQLAQQISQLQAQRLDAQTQLNQQRLLYANLQSQLGLTQQQALMASALSQAPRYQGMLTQLQQLEGQIAINSATYTDNSPQMQLLRDQRKNLIPLLKKEAQQVLGNDLAKVNSQVLAFQDPVRIKLIEQFIGTANSIQVLGVRNQVLEQAAKELNQYSQGFPVILRRYGDLQREAELTNSTLNGLLAKQQALQLESVGKKEVAWEVIAKPEIPRYKNGELMAVAPIMPVNLALGGLAGLLLGMLAAQLAERFNNKTVFNSPEDVKHSIRLPLLGVIPASDKILRLPPADTTTIDVKSSPVPTDAFQEAFRSLNANIRLLNVDTPINSCVITSCQVADGKSTVAVNLARAAAAMGQQVLLVDADLRRPQVHEMLGLPNWQGLHNVIAEDLDVEEVILRSPRDENLFVLTSGPVPPDPTKVLSSRKMQHLMAALASHFDLVIYDTPPLLGLADANLLAAHTNGLMLVVGLHQTEREALLLAFEDLKMAGIPLLGMVANNDKGSRYYYQSYVQNYIEEKPV; encoded by the coding sequence ATGGTTGGACAACAAAGATTATCTTCGGTACTTTATGAAGAAGAGCAATTTTTTGGCAGGAACAACACAGAGGAAGAACAGTTAAGCTTTTGGGAAGTTTGCCGCAGTCGCTCCATCTTAGTCATCGGCGTAGCAGCGGCAGTGACAACCGGAGTTTTTGCCTGGACGCTGAATCAAAAAAGTGAGTACGAAGGGCGCTTTCAATTATTAGTAGAACCCGCGGTTACGCAAAACACTTTAGCAAAAGTCTACTCCGGCGAGATCAAACTGCAACCGGCGACTCCCGCAACGCCTGAGAGCCCGGGTTTTGACTACGAATCGCAAATTCAAGTTTTGCAAAGCCCGCAAGTCATGTCGCCGATTATCAAAGAGTTGCGGGCGAAATATCCAGAAATAAATTACCACTACCTTTTGAACCAAAAAGCAGATAATTTGCCGTTTTCTCAGCAAACCAGGCTGTCAATTAATCGCTTCAAAAATACCAAGATTATCGAAGTTAGATATCGGGATTACGATCCCAAAAAAATTCAGTTTGTTTTGGAAAAAGTTGCCCTAGGCTACCGCAACTACAGCGTGCAAGATACGAAAACTCAAATTAGCCAGAGTCTGGATTTTGTAAAATCGCAAATTCCCAACCAGAAAAAGCGTCAACAAGCTCTGCAAACTGAAATTCAAAAGTTGCGACAGCAGTACAATTTCATCGATCCGCAAATTCAAACCCAACAACTGGCGCAGCAAATCAGCCAACTTCAAGCGCAAAGATTGGACGCACAAACGCAGCTTAACCAGCAGAGATTGCTCTATGCTAACCTGCAAAGTCAGCTTGGATTAACCCAACAACAAGCGCTGATGGCTTCGGCTCTGAGTCAAGCTCCCCGCTATCAAGGAATGCTGACTCAATTGCAGCAATTGGAAGGGCAAATTGCGATTAATTCAGCGACGTATACAGACAACTCTCCACAAATGCAATTGTTGCGAGATCAGCGCAAAAACTTGATTCCTTTGTTGAAAAAAGAAGCCCAACAGGTGCTGGGAAATGATTTAGCTAAGGTGAATTCGCAAGTGCTGGCTTTTCAAGATCCGGTGCGGATTAAGTTAATCGAACAGTTTATCGGTACTGCTAATTCTATTCAGGTTTTGGGGGTGCGGAATCAAGTTTTAGAACAAGCTGCTAAGGAGTTGAATCAATACTCTCAAGGATTCCCGGTGATTTTGCGGCGCTATGGGGATTTGCAGCGGGAGGCGGAGTTGACTAACAGTACGCTGAATGGTTTGCTGGCAAAACAGCAAGCTTTACAACTTGAATCTGTGGGCAAAAAAGAGGTGGCTTGGGAAGTTATTGCTAAGCCGGAAATTCCGCGCTACAAAAATGGCGAGTTGATGGCTGTTGCTCCGATTATGCCTGTGAATTTGGCTTTGGGAGGATTGGCTGGTTTGCTGTTAGGGATGCTGGCGGCGCAGTTGGCGGAACGGTTTAATAATAAAACTGTGTTCAACTCTCCGGAGGATGTCAAACATTCGATTCGGTTGCCTTTGTTGGGGGTAATTCCTGCTAGCGATAAAATTTTGAGACTGCCGCCTGCTGACACAACTACGATTGATGTGAAAAGTTCGCCGGTGCCGACGGATGCTTTTCAAGAAGCTTTTCGATCGCTCAATGCTAATATTCGGTTGTTAAACGTTGATACTCCGATCAATTCCTGTGTAATTACGTCTTGTCAAGTAGCTGACGGTAAGTCTACTGTGGCGGTAAATCTGGCGCGGGCGGCGGCGGCAATGGGCCAGCAGGTGCTGTTGGTGGATGCGGATTTACGGCGGCCGCAAGTCCACGAAATGCTCGGTTTGCCCAACTGGCAAGGCTTGCACAATGTGATTGCTGAGGATTTGGATGTGGAAGAGGTGATTTTGCGATCGCCCCGCGATGAAAATCTGTTTGTGTTAACATCCGGGCCAGTGCCTCCCGATCCGACAAAGGTGCTTTCTTCGCGAAAGATGCAGCATTTAATGGCAGCTTTGGCAAGTCATTTTGACTTAGTTATTTACGATACTCCGCCGCTTTTGGGTTTGGCGGATGCCAATTTGTTGGCGGCTCATACTAACGGATTGATGCTGGTGGTGGGGCTGCATCAAACTGAGCGGGAGGCGCTGTTATTGGCTTTTGAAGATTTGAAAATGGCGGGGATTCCGCTGTTGGGAATGGTGGCGAATAACGATAAGGGCAGCAGGTATTACTATCAGTCTTACGTGCAGAATTACATCGAGGAAAAGCCTGTTTAG
- a CDS encoding outer membrane beta-barrel protein has protein sequence MMKRVLILPIALLICQPALAQIPIDPLRLPDEETGGYIYTFGVNYIPSGRDGFDFDREGTPFNFETFNQSINFSVSGSYSFSRNLSISANVNPNLFIGRQKRDFSNRTQTLTETNTDIGAGLSVEYRPKPGSTLDPRFSVGVAYPWTVTVQGQASLIRDPVIVLGSLGYSQPLDSANSSLNLGLGAGFVANERVNFSAYANYAIPIGDTNLPVTSLSFRTGYNLDNKGDQDIGLRTTLSTRGGDTRLGVGIEWGGRGNIGSRRQNSNSTNNPESTNRNTPNVIDNTPSSVPSPSVNFPATQFTGNMPSAKDSNVSTNAVLGGSTRDAVQQLDRRLQEKDVQIEALQNQVIELQRSLERLRCQIAENKETCK, from the coding sequence ATGATGAAAAGAGTCCTGATTCTGCCGATCGCTTTGCTGATATGTCAGCCTGCACTGGCTCAAATTCCCATTGACCCCTTGCGACTACCAGACGAAGAAACGGGAGGATATATCTACACTTTTGGTGTCAATTACATACCCTCTGGACGAGACGGATTTGATTTTGATCGAGAAGGGACTCCATTTAATTTTGAGACCTTCAACCAATCAATTAACTTTTCTGTTTCAGGAAGCTACAGTTTCAGCCGTAATTTAAGTATTTCAGCCAATGTTAACCCTAATTTGTTCATTGGCAGGCAAAAACGAGATTTTAGCAATCGTACTCAAACTCTAACAGAAACTAACACTGACATTGGCGCTGGTTTGTCTGTAGAATACCGTCCCAAGCCTGGCTCTACCCTAGACCCTCGTTTTTCAGTCGGTGTTGCTTACCCTTGGACAGTGACAGTTCAAGGTCAAGCTAGTTTAATCAGAGATCCTGTAATTGTCTTAGGTTCTCTGGGATATTCTCAACCGTTAGACTCTGCTAATAGCAGTCTTAATTTGGGACTGGGAGCGGGGTTTGTAGCAAATGAGAGAGTTAATTTCAGTGCTTATGCTAACTACGCCATACCTATCGGCGATACTAATTTGCCTGTAACTTCGCTGTCATTCCGCACTGGTTACAATTTGGATAATAAAGGAGATCAGGATATCGGGCTACGCACAACTCTTAGTACGCGGGGTGGAGATACGAGACTAGGAGTTGGCATCGAGTGGGGAGGTCGAGGAAATATTGGTTCCCGGAGACAAAACAGCAATTCCACAAACAATCCTGAGTCAACTAATAGAAATACACCTAATGTTATCGATAACACGCCATCTTCTGTCCCTTCTCCATCAGTCAACTTTCCAGCCACTCAGTTTACAGGTAATATGCCGTCTGCGAAGGATTCCAACGTTAGCACAAATGCTGTATTAGGAGGCAGTACAAGGGATGCTGTTCAACAACTAGATCGACGCTTGCAGGAAAAGGATGTTCAGATAGAAGCTTTACAGAACCAAGTGATAGAACTTCAACGGAGTTTAGAACGTTTGCGCTGTCAGATTGCAGAAAATAAGGAAACTTGCAAATAA
- a CDS encoding ATP-binding protein yields MDDKQVAKWADDIVFSETGKHLDHIQQAILRGTWQRQKYPEIAENCKRSKAHVRTEASKLWKLLSQTLGEDINQSNFRPTVERYQLSIIASSYFGDYAQIGDHAQSSSINVCVNNTHLSEIPISEQPNQPISNRNKSKLRIDLSDAPEILTFYDRTSELTTLKQWILENRTRLITIYGLSGIGKTALTLQLIPQIQHEFDYIIYRSLRNSPPLQTLQTNLIQFLCRGGAPVPAPAPVPAPSAEEIAATGGLPLLEYFRSHRCLLILDDIQTIFTSGQLAGHYQPGYENYGKFFKQLAESSHNSCLILLSWEKPREIAALEGENRPCKSLQLNGLGPEAGEIFREKRLAEEDKWSQLIDLYRGNPLWLNIVATMIQDLFGGSVAEFLSYDTLFLGDLESLLHQKCDRLTEPEKQVISWLASQAAAVEISKMPAHLQLSPPELLKVVQSLGRRSLVEKVKQEERSLFTVQPVLREYVKNKTTTTN; encoded by the coding sequence ATGGACGATAAACAAGTCGCAAAATGGGCTGACGACATTGTGTTCTCCGAAACTGGAAAACACCTCGATCACATACAACAAGCTATATTGCGCGGCACTTGGCAACGTCAGAAATACCCAGAAATAGCAGAAAATTGCAAGCGTAGCAAAGCTCATGTCAGGACGGAAGCATCAAAATTATGGAAGCTTCTTTCACAAACATTAGGTGAAGACATCAATCAATCTAACTTTCGCCCCACAGTGGAAAGATATCAGTTATCTATAATTGCCTCATCATATTTTGGTGACTATGCACAAATTGGAGACCATGCACAAAGTAGTAGTATTAATGTTTGTGTAAATAATACTCATTTATCAGAAATTCCAATATCTGAACAGCCTAATCAACCTATTTCCAATCGAAATAAATCTAAATTACGAATAGACTTATCCGACGCACCAGAAATCTTAACCTTTTACGATCGCACATCCGAACTCACCACCCTCAAACAGTGGATTTTGGAAAACCGCACCCGCCTCATCACCATATACGGCTTATCCGGCATTGGCAAAACCGCCCTAACTCTCCAACTCATCCCACAAATTCAACACGAATTTGATTATATTATTTACCGCAGCCTCCGCAATTCTCCACCCCTGCAAACCCTGCAAACAAACCTAATTCAATTCCTTTGTAGGGGCGGTGCCCCCGTGCCCGCCCCCGCCCCCGTGCCCGCCCCCTCCGCCGAAGAAATCGCAGCCACAGGGGGATTGCCCCTACTAGAATACTTCCGATCGCACCGCTGTCTCCTAATCCTCGATGATATCCAAACCATCTTTACCAGCGGACAACTCGCAGGCCACTACCAACCAGGCTATGAAAATTACGGCAAATTCTTCAAACAACTAGCAGAATCATCCCACAACAGTTGCTTAATTCTCCTCAGTTGGGAAAAACCCAGAGAAATTGCCGCCCTAGAAGGCGAAAACCGCCCCTGTAAATCGCTGCAACTCAACGGTTTAGGCCCGGAAGCAGGGGAAATATTCAGAGAAAAAAGATTAGCAGAAGAGGACAAATGGTCACAACTGATTGACCTTTACCGAGGCAATCCCCTATGGTTAAATATAGTTGCAACTATGATTCAAGATTTATTCGGCGGCAGCGTTGCCGAGTTTCTCTCCTATGATACCCTATTTTTAGGTGATTTAGAATCTCTGCTGCATCAAAAGTGCGATCGACTAACCGAACCAGAAAAACAAGTAATATCCTGGTTAGCTAGTCAAGCCGCAGCAGTTGAAATATCAAAAATGCCAGCCCACCTGCAACTATCACCCCCAGAATTATTGAAAGTCGTGCAATCTTTAGGAAGGCGGTCATTAGTTGAAAAAGTCAAACAAGAAGAGCGATCGCTTTTTACCGTGCAGCCAGTTTTGAGAGAATATGTAAAAAACAAAACCACAACCACAAATTAA